A DNA window from Anastrepha obliqua isolate idAnaObli1 chromosome 5, idAnaObli1_1.0, whole genome shotgun sequence contains the following coding sequences:
- the LOC129248492 gene encoding protein slowmo, with product MKIWTSEHTFNHPWETVTQAAWRKYPNPMTPSIIGTDVVERKVVDGVLHTHRLVQSKWYFPKWTQSLIGTAKTCFASERSTVDPQRKQMVLKTINLTFCRHISVDEVLYYEPHPTDSTKTLLKQEASVSVQGVPLCHYMEDMLTSTISKNAGKGRQGLEWVIGRINEEVKGITETADDFLMKTKHSLDDMTESARKSMDEISAQAAKHIRI from the coding sequence ATGAAGATTTGGACATCGGAGCACACATTTAACCACCCATGGGAAACGGTTACGCAGGCTGCTTGGCGAAAATATCCGAATCCTATGACACCATCTATAATTGGCACAGATGTTGTAGAGCGTAAAGTAGTGGATGGAGTTTTGCACACGCACCGTCTTGTCCAATCGAAATGGTACTTCCCGAAATGGACACAGTCATTGATTGGTACTGCTAAAACATGTTTCGCAAGTGAACGTTCCACAGTGGACCCGCAGCGAAAACAAATGGTTCTCAAAACCATTAACTTAACTTTCTGTAGGCACATTTCTGTAGATGAGGTTCTCTATTATGAACCACATCCCACAGATTCCACTAAAACTCTACTAAAACAGGAGGCATCTGTTAGTGTGCAAGGTGTTCCATTATGCCACTATATGGAGGATATGCTTACATCAACAATCAGTAAGAATGCTGGCAAAGGTCGTCAGGGACTTGAATGGGTAATTGGACGTATAAATGAAGAAGTTAAAGGTATTACCGAAACCGCAGATGACTTCTTAATGAAGACGAAACATTCCCTGGATGATATGACGGAGAGTGCGCGCAAAAGTATGGATGAAATAAGCGCGCAAGCGGCAAAGCATATTCGTATATAA
- the LOC129248189 gene encoding sesquipedalian-1, with protein MKINEKNLCVFATTPPFDCEGFLNKRGEVNKAFQRRYFVLKGNLLFYFEKKGDKEPLGLIIVEGCTIELSEESDQYCFEIAFNGNRTYVLSADSQECMEAWMKALTCAGYEYKKLVVAELQRQLEEIECTRNKATNVTNISVPRPPPRRQNPFNRPAPALPGMNNNNNATTEPFINGHFGSTMQRSLGHTHQPSGPALQHSPIPPLRSNKNDSNRQQPYQQHCSNSDTPAVLKTHSPTLNVLRTKNNRTFEQLHEKFREVVMKDVLEYRSQQLLTSQPLIEL; from the exons ATGAAAATCAATGAAAAGAATTTGTGTGTTTTCGCCACTACTCCTCCATTTGATTGTGAaggttttttgaataaaaggGGTGAGGTCAACAAGGCATTCCAGCGACGATATTTCGTACTTAAGGGAAACttgttattttactttgaaaagaAAGGAGATAAAGAGCCGTTAGGTCTCATAATTGTGGAGGGCTGTACAATAG AATTATCTGAAGAAAGTGATCAGTATTGCTTTGAAATAGCTTTCAATGGTAATCGTACTTATGTGCTAAGTGCAGATTCACAGGAATGTATGGAGGCATGGATGAAAGCGCTAACATGTGCCGGTTATGAGTACAAGAAGCTGGTTGTTGCTGAACTTCAAAGGCAATTAGAAGAAATTGAGTGCACGCGTAATA AAGCAACTAACGTGACAAACATATCAGTGCCGAGGCCACCACCTCGAAGACAAAATCCTTTCAACCGACCCGCTCCAGCCCTGCCCGGTAtgaacaataataacaatgctACAACGGAGCCGTTTATAAACGGCCATTTCGGTTCGACAATGCAACGAAGTTTAGGTCATACACATCAACCATCAG GTCCAGCCCTTCAGCACAGTCCAATACCGCCGCTAAGGTCTAATAAAAATGACTCAAACAGACAGCAACCATATCAGCAGCATTGCAGCAATTCAGATACCCCAGCAGTACTTAAAACTCATTCACCTACTTTGAATGTTTTGCGCACTAAAAATAATCGTACTTTTGAACAATTACATGAAAAGTTCCGAGAAGTAGTGATGAAAGATGTACTTGAGTACAGGTCACAACAACTGCTCACGTCCCAGCCACTCATAGAATTgtga